Genomic window (Gemmatimonadota bacterium):
CAACCCACCCAGACGCTCGTTGAGGAGGCGCTGAACTTCGTCCACGTGCTCGCGGTCGAGATGCACGGGAATGCGCACATAGATGGTGCGGACCGCGCCGCTCCGGAGATTGAACACCAGCAGCAATCGCTCGGCGGACACCGGCACCAGATCGAGTCGCTCGAGAATGATTTCTTCGAGCGCCGGCGCGACGGCGACCCCGAGCTCCTGGGTCAGGATCCCGAGGACCTGTGCGGCCCGGCGCAACAACTCTTCGGTGGCGCTCGCCGCCGCGTTCAATTCGGCCGCGAGATGCTCCCGCAGATCGGCCGACGGCGGCGTGTGGCGCACCAGCGAATCGACATAGACCCGGTAGGCCGCGTCGGTGGGGATCCGTCCAGCAGAGGTGTGGGGATGGAAGAGAAATCCCTTCGCCTCCAGCTCCACCATGGTGGTACGGATGGAGGCGGGCGAAATGCCGAGCGCCGACCGACGAGCCACCGTCTGGCTCCCGGCCGGCTCCGCAGTCGCAATGTAGGTCTCGATGACCGCCTCGAGGACACGCCGTTCGCGCTCCGAGAGGGACTCAGTGTCGCTCATGGGGGCGAAACTTAGGAATGGACGATGGCCCCCACCAGCGCATCGAGCCGAAGCCACCCCTCCACGGTGAGCCGGATCCGGCCGGCGACCGCCTCCGCCCACCCGGCCCGAAGCCAGACGGCGCACGCCTCAGCGGGGATTTCTTCCATCGCGAGACCGGCATTTGTGCGCAGCCCGAGGTAGAGCGCTTCGAGACGCCGAGCCCCCGGATCGAGGCTCTCGGAACCAGCCTGAAGGGGTTCACCCGCGACTGAGCGCTCCGCATAATCAGTCCATTCACGAGCGTTCCACGAGCGAACTCCCGCAACTAGCGAGTGCGCCGACGGGCCCAGACCAAGGTATTCCGCGCCGGACCAATAGGCGGAATTGTGGCGGGACCGATATCCCGGGAGCGCCGCGTTGGACACTTCGTAGTGTTCGAAGCCGTGTCGCGCGAGTTCGTGGTTGGCGCGCAGATACTCTGCGGCGTAACGCTCCTCGTCCACCGGCACCGATTCGCCGCGGTCGGTCCAGTGCTGCAGTGGCGTATGCGGCTCGATGGTCAGGCCGTAGAGCGAGATGTGGGTCGGGCCGAGGGCAAAGGTGAGTTCGAGATCGCGGGCCCAGTCACGGTCGAGTGCGACGGGGAGCCCGAAGATCAGGTCCATCGAGACGTTGTTGATACCCGCGTCGCGCAACGCCGCAACGGCAGCGGGAACCTGCTCGGCGCGATGGGTACGATGCATCCAGGCGAGCACCGCAGGATCGTGGCTCTGCACGCCGAGTGATACGCGATTGACGCCAGCGGCGACCCACGCCGACGCCTTCTCGGCAGTGACGTCCTCAGGATTCGTTTCGACAGTGACTTCGGCCTCGGGGGCGAGGGGCCGCGTGTTCGCGATCTCGCTGATGATCTGCGACAGCGATGCGGGCGCGAGTCGCGAGGGCGTACCGCCCCCGAAATACAGGGTCGTGATCGCGTCCGCGGCGCCGAGCGGCGACGTGCCCACGCGTTGCTGCCACTCCGACAAAATCGCCCGGACGTAGGTATCGTCTGGCGTTGTCGGGCGCACGGCGATCGCGAAATCGCAGTACGAACAACGACGCGCGCAGAACGGGACGTGAACGTAGACGTGCATCAGCGTAACTCTAGTGGGATCGTCGCAACGGAGGCAGTCGTCAGGCGTTCCTGGTTCGGTAGAGTGCGCCGGGCAGCTGTTGCGCGAGGCCGCCCAATTCCAACCCGAGCAGGGATGCCAGGAGTTCGCCGACGGGCAAACCGATGAGTTCGGCGAGGTCGTCTACCGATTGTCCTTCCCCAGTCAGTGCACCGAAGACACGCGCTTCCGTGGGTGAGAGTGTGCAGGGTGCCACGACCGGCCGCGGCGCCGGGCGACCCGAAGCCGGCACGATGCCGTAGGGGATGAGGATGTCGGACGGCGTGAGGATTGGCACCGCCCCGTCGCGCAGGAGCCGGTTGGTGCCCGATGACGTCCCCGAGCTGATCGGCCCAGGCACCACCAGCACATCGCGGCCCTGCTCGAGCGCGGTTCCTACCGTGATCAGGGTCCCGGAACTTTCGGCAGCCTCTACCACGACGAGTGCCCGCGCCAGCCCGCTGATGAGTCGATTGCGAGCAGGAAAAGAGCCCTTGTGCCCCGGCATGCCCGGCGGCAATTCGCTCAGCAGCAAGCCGTCGCGCGCAACCAGCTCGAAGAGTTCCCCGTTCTCCACCGGGTAAACCAGATCGATGCCGGTGCCGAGGACACCGATTGACGTGCCACCGGCGTTGTGCGCCGCGCGCTGGGCCATGGCGTCGAGCCCGCGCGCCATGCCACTCACCACCACCAGTCCGGCTTCTGCCGCGACGATGCCGAGCCGTTCGGCGACATCGCCGCCGTAACGCGTGTGATCACGACTCCCGACAATGGCGACCGCCTCGGCATTCGCGAGCGCAACGTTGCCGATGCCGAAGAGCAGCGGAGGTGGATCCGGGATCGAGCGAAGCAGCGCGGGAAAGTCGGCATCCGCCGGCGTGAGGATGTGATGCCCGCGTGCGGCGCTCTGCTCCAGCAGATCGCGCGCCGCCTGAAGTGGTGGCCGGCGCAGCGCCGCAGCAAGCGGTGCGGGGAGCGCCCGCATGCCGGTCAGTGCGTTATCGAGATTTGCAAAGGTGGCCCGGGCTGAACCGGCGCGCGACAGCATCTGGGCGATGCGCCGCGGGCCGAGCCCCTCGATGAGCGCGAGCGCCAGATAGGCGAGGCGCTCCTCGGGATCACTGGATGGCGTCGAACTCGTCGTCGTCGGCAGCGAACTCGTCGTCGACGACGTCACTGTCGTCGGTGAGGGGTTCGGCCTCGTCATCGAAGAGTCCGGTGGTGTCGTCTTCGTCGACGATTTCACCTTCGCGTACTTCCTGGACCAGCGACCACAGCATCTCCTTCAGATCATCGAGGCCCTGGCCGGCGGCCGACGAGATGCTCACGATGCGCAGGGCATCCGGCGCAGTGACCTCCGGCAACGGCTCGTCGTCGGGGAGGAGGTCGCGCTTGGTGAGCACGAGAATGTGGGGCTTCTCGCCCAGAACTTCGCTGTAGAGCCGGACCTCGTTGCGCAGGCCGTCATAGGTGGCCTGGGCATCGGCTGAATCGAGCGGCACGAGGTAGGCGAGAAAGCGCGTTCGCTCGACGTGCTGCAGGAACTTGAGGCCCAGTCCCTTCCCCGCGTGTGCTCCCTCGATGATGCCCGGAATGTCGGCCACCACGAAGGAACGCGATCCGGAGAGCCCCACCACGCCGAGATTCGGCTCCAGCGTTGTGAAGGGATAGTCCGCGATCTTCGGGCGCGCGGCACTGATTACCGACAGGAGGGTGCTCTTTCCCGCGTTCGGTTCGCCGACGAGGCCGACATCGGCGATCATCTTGAGGATGAAGGCCAGCCGGCGATGACCACCCTCCTCGCCCTCTTCCCATTCGCGCGGCGCCTGGTGCGTGGCCGATACGAAGCGCAGGTTGCCACGGCCGCCACGGCCTCCCTTGGCCACCATGATCTCGTCGCCGTTCCGCAGCACCTCGCCGAGCACCTCGCCGGTCTCGTCATCCTCGATCACGGTACCCGGCGGCACCGGCATGACAATGTTGTCGGCCGATGCGCCAGTCCAGTTCTTTCCCTTGCCGTGCACGCCACGGTCGGC
Coding sequences:
- the hrcA gene encoding heat-inducible transcriptional repressor HrcA, whose amino-acid sequence is MSDTESLSERERRVLEAVIETYIATAEPAGSQTVARRSALGISPASIRTTMVELEAKGFLFHPHTSAGRIPTDAAYRVYVDSLVRHTPPSADLREHLAAELNAAASATEELLRRAAQVLGILTQELGVAVAPALEEIILERLDLVPVSAERLLLVFNLRSGAVRTIYVRIPVHLDREHVDEVQRLLNERLGGLSLREIRATLGSRLRDAATTSEVTDLLDIILAEGDSLFDLPEEREPVMLGSASVLVEQPEFASNERMRSLLSLTERRDVLHEALAQRKQDGLTVTIGGEHGEPGLAGFTLVTATYRRGGATGVIGVLGPTRMPYDKIIGLVEHTGRLVEGLIR
- the hemW gene encoding radical SAM family heme chaperone HemW, coding for MHVYVHVPFCARRCSYCDFAIAVRPTTPDDTYVRAILSEWQQRVGTSPLGAADAITTLYFGGGTPSRLAPASLSQIISEIANTRPLAPEAEVTVETNPEDVTAEKASAWVAAGVNRVSLGVQSHDPAVLAWMHRTHRAEQVPAAVAALRDAGINNVSMDLIFGLPVALDRDWARDLELTFALGPTHISLYGLTIEPHTPLQHWTDRGESVPVDEERYAAEYLRANHELARHGFEHYEVSNAALPGYRSRHNSAYWSGAEYLGLGPSAHSLVAGVRSWNAREWTDYAERSVAGEPLQAGSESLDPGARRLEALYLGLRTNAGLAMEEIPAEACAVWLRAGWAEAVAGRIRLTVEGWLRLDALVGAIVHS
- the dprA gene encoding DNA-processing protein DprA translates to MTRPNPSPTTVTSSTTSSLPTTTSSTPSSDPEERLAYLALALIEGLGPRRIAQMLSRAGSARATFANLDNALTGMRALPAPLAAALRRPPLQAARDLLEQSAARGHHILTPADADFPALLRSIPDPPPLLFGIGNVALANAEAVAIVGSRDHTRYGGDVAERLGIVAAEAGLVVVSGMARGLDAMAQRAAHNAGGTSIGVLGTGIDLVYPVENGELFELVARDGLLLSELPPGMPGHKGSFPARNRLISGLARALVVVEAAESSGTLITVGTALEQGRDVLVVPGPISSGTSSGTNRLLRDGAVPILTPSDILIPYGIVPASGRPAPRPVVAPCTLSPTEARVFGALTGEGQSVDDLAELIGLPVGELLASLLGLELGGLAQQLPGALYRTRNA
- the obgE gene encoding GTPase ObgE, whose protein sequence is MSFVDRVVVEVWGGRGGDGACSFARFKYKPKGGPDGGDGGHGGAVIVRAESNLSTLLDYRYRTAWKADRGVHGKGKNWTGASADNIVMPVPPGTVIEDDETGEVLGEVLRNGDEIMVAKGGRGGRGNLRFVSATHQAPREWEEGEEGGHRRLAFILKMIADVGLVGEPNAGKSTLLSVISAARPKIADYPFTTLEPNLGVVGLSGSRSFVVADIPGIIEGAHAGKGLGLKFLQHVERTRFLAYLVPLDSADAQATYDGLRNEVRLYSEVLGEKPHILVLTKRDLLPDDEPLPEVTAPDALRIVSISSAAGQGLDDLKEMLWSLVQEVREGEIVDEDDTTGLFDDEAEPLTDDSDVVDDEFAADDDEFDAIQ